In Macadamia integrifolia cultivar HAES 741 unplaced genomic scaffold, SCU_Mint_v3 scaffold_30A, whole genome shotgun sequence, the following proteins share a genomic window:
- the LOC122071602 gene encoding LOW QUALITY PROTEIN: uncharacterized protein LOC122071602 (The sequence of the model RefSeq protein was modified relative to this genomic sequence to represent the inferred CDS: inserted 1 base in 1 codon) yields the protein MGQGQELETRAEPEVDILERGEIFFFYRPKVEKEEAHGPDDVQRLYIVLPPESGNRAVEEKQSPDSGKEGSKKKAGEGASGSSQKSNEGSHGSQKVNIEKEPLLRLIVMGRKSLPDPAKKGRPYWGFVEMVTTRIEDVKNALKGEEYDTKTRGHRHKPPARALGEGIYRIIRHNSGKKVHTHLIYKLEFPPEGSENEPQESLNVEREGSFIIQIKNPXKAVFPAHLQGQFGHLRYCPADPPDFLNYEACEFLLISASDDIEDELGLELMPEGEPEPACSDLLNTFGDSTTEVSVSPLLRGTWV from the exons ATGGGTCAAGGCCAAGAACTGGAGACCAGAGCCGAACCAGAAGTCGACATTCTg GAAAGAGGGGAAATATTCTTCTTTTACAGGCCAAaggtggaaaaagaagaagctcaCGGCCCCGACGATGTACAACGGTTGTACATAGTTCTTCCGCCGGAATCCGGCAACAGGGCGGTGGAGGAGAAGCAGTCTCCTGATTCTGGTAAGGAAGGATCCAAGAAAAAAGCTGGTGAGGGCGCCAGTGGTTCTAGTCAGAAGAGCAACGAAGGCAGCCATGGCAGCCAG AAAGTGAACATAGAGAAGGAACCCTTGCTGAGGTTGATAGTGATGGGTAGAAAAAGCCTTCCGGATCCGGCCAAGAAGGGCAGACCTTACTGGGGATTTGTGGAGATGGTGACAACGAGGATTGAAGATGTGAAGAACGCTCTTAAAGGAG AGGAATATGACACTAAAACAAGAGGTCACCGGCATAAACCTCCTGCAAGAGCATTGGGTGAAGGAATATATAGAATTATAAGGCACAATTCAGGGAAGAAGGTGCATACCCATTTGATCTACAAGCTTGAATTCCCACCTGAAGGTTCTGAAAATGAACCCCAAGAGTCCCTTAATGTAGAACGTGAAGGCTCTTTCATCATTCAGATAAAGAACC GCAAGGCTGTCTTCCCAGCACATCTTCAAGGTCAGTTTGGGCACTTAAGGTACTGTCCGGCCGACCCGCCGGACTTTCTGAATTATGAAGCCTGTGAATTCTTACTCATATCAGCTTCTGATGACATTGAAGATGAGTTGGGGTTAGAACTCATGCCAGAAGGGGAACCAGAACCAGCTTGTTCAGATTTGCTCAACACATTTGGAGACAGTACTACTGAAGTATCTGTTAGTCCCCTTCTAAGGGGTACCTGGGTTTGA